AGGGGGCATCTTCCTCTCTCCACGGGCGAAGGAGAGATGTGGGTGTCCGGATATGGGGGAGATTCTCTATCAAGTAGACCTGACACTCTCGGCTATGATCAGCTCTATGTCAGGCGAACCTGACACTCCCGGGCGCAACGGGCTATCTCTCCGGCTGACAATCAGCCGGACTACACTGCAGGTGGTGTGATCGGCGGCTCTGAAGCTGGGCCGGTCGACGTTCCCGCAGACAAAGCCGTAGATTTGACCGCCGAAATCAGTGCATCAACCTTCCCTTTGTCCTGCACATCATTCTTGTCGAGCACAATCTTTACTCTGACATCCACGCCCTTTGCGGCGAGAGCCTCCGCGAGATGCGTGAGCGTGTCTTTCGCCTGTCCCCCGCAGGTGGCAAAAAGAACGGCTGTTTTTCCCTCGCATCCGGTAATAGCCTGCACTGCCCCGTTTACCGGCGGAGCAGCCCGGAGTGTCCAGACGGGTGTGCCGATCACAATCAGGTCGGATGCAGATACATCAATGGACGACGGTTCAATTGCATCCGCCTCGCCCTTCATTGCCCGGTAGCACCCCTTTGAGTATGCCGTTAACACCGAATATGGTTTCACGGCCGTCACCTCAATAAGCTCCCCGCCGCATTCAGCCTGAATCTTCTCCGCAATGCCCCGGGTCACCCCGGAATAGGAATAGAATATGGTTGTTATGGTCATGGTTTCATCCTCTTCGCCGTTGATGAGATCGAGGGGTGATCATATGTCCCCTCCGCCTCTCCGGTAAGGGGGTTATTTGTTGCCGGGGAAATAAATGCTCCGGGGGATTCCGGGGGGTATGCAGGCAGCCCTCAGTCCCGGATATCAAAGTCAGCCGGTTCACAGTGTTCCTTCCCCTCCCGTATCAGGAGGGTCAGGATAATCATCACGATTACAAAGATGACCCCGATCATAAACGCCGTATCAAACGCGGCCTCAACCGTTGCGATAGGGGACACCAGATGAACGGCGCCGGCGGTCCCGGGCGCCACATCCTTTCGTATCCAGTGAT
Above is a window of Methanogenium organophilum DNA encoding:
- a CDS encoding flavodoxin family protein, which encodes MTITTIFYSYSGVTRGIAEKIQAECGGELIEVTAVKPYSVLTAYSKGCYRAMKGEADAIEPSSIDVSASDLIVIGTPVWTLRAAPPVNGAVQAITGCEGKTAVLFATCGGQAKDTLTHLAEALAAKGVDVRVKIVLDKNDVQDKGKVDALISAVKSTALSAGTSTGPASEPPITPPAV